A DNA window from Actinomycetota bacterium contains the following coding sequences:
- a CDS encoding 2-oxo acid dehydrogenase subunit E2, with protein MAIEVKMPGLGQITDEVILINWYVKEGQKIEKGDLLCEVETDKTMMDVESFESGTVLKLYIKPDTVVSAGTVIATLGKPNEKVKEILKAEKKKKIGENIQQIIEKNLIAKQVIDKTEDVFKATSLVKNIAKKKNINLEYVKGTGPGGIITKEDLEEYLKSFKTQKGIMEKENIYPLTQSQRAVAINLTRSKKEIPHYYLKTDLFIDSALNWIESNKNIDGKKISINSLFIYAVARALKKFPKLNGYFKDNKIVLKNKIHIGFAVARGDELYVPVIRNTDKKGIIEIDKEVKQLVEKTQNKKLESSDISGGTFTITNLGTYAIDEFYSIINYPQSAIIAIGRIKKTLYINEDNSMCIRNICSVTGSFDHRIVNGAQGAEFIEEIKKTLEEI; from the coding sequence ATGGCAATAGAAGTTAAAATGCCTGGGTTAGGTCAAATAACTGATGAAGTAATATTAATTAATTGGTATGTAAAAGAGGGGCAGAAAATTGAGAAGGGAGACCTATTGTGTGAAGTAGAGACTGATAAAACAATGATGGATGTCGAGAGTTTTGAAAGTGGTACAGTTTTAAAGTTATATATAAAACCTGATACAGTAGTTTCTGCTGGCACGGTAATTGCTACTTTAGGTAAACCAAATGAAAAAGTTAAGGAAATATTAAAAGCAGAGAAAAAGAAAAAGATTGGTGAGAATATTCAACAGATAATAGAAAAGAATTTAATTGCTAAACAGGTTATTGATAAAACTGAAGATGTATTTAAAGCTACATCTTTAGTTAAAAATATAGCAAAGAAAAAAAATATAAATCTGGAATATGTAAAGGGAACTGGACCCGGGGGTATTATTACAAAGGAGGATCTCGAAGAATATTTAAAATCTTTTAAAACTCAAAAAGGAATTATGGAAAAGGAAAACATTTATCCACTGACTCAAAGTCAGCGAGCTGTTGCGATAAACTTAACCAGGAGTAAGAAAGAGATACCCCATTATTATCTTAAAACCGATCTTTTTATTGATTCTGCATTGAATTGGATAGAAAGTAATAAAAATATTGATGGTAAAAAGATTTCAATAAATTCTCTGTTTATCTATGCTGTTGCAAGAGCTTTAAAAAAGTTTCCAAAATTAAATGGATATTTTAAAGATAATAAAATTGTATTAAAAAATAAAATTCATATAGGGTTTGCAGTTGCTAGAGGTGATGAACTTTATGTTCCTGTTATTAGAAATACTGATAAGAAAGGAATTATTGAAATAGATAAGGAAGTAAAACAGCTTGTAGAAAAGACGCAAAATAAGAAATTAGAATCATCAGATATTTCAGGGGGAACTTTTACTATAACTAATCTTGGGACATATGCTATAGATGAGTTTTATTCAATTATAAATTATCCCCAATCTGCAATTATCGCAATTGGTAGGATAAAAAAAACACTGTATATTAATGAGGATAATTCAATGTGTATAAGAAATATATGTTCAGTTACCGGAAGTTTTGATCATAGAATTGTAAATGGTGCCCAAGGTGCAGAATTTATAGAAGAAATTAAGAAGACATTGGAGGAGATATAA